The sequence GGCATGATCTTTGTGGGTGACCACTCACATGCACACCTGATTGTCATCCCAAAAAGTGAAATCACCTgactttaattttatctttaaatGATCTGCTGATCTTAAGTGTGCACATACTTTTGCATaaaaatgaccaagtataatgTCGCTGTTGTATTTGtttcatttgttgtttttttaatctacCTTTTGGACAATCTGAGTGTTATGACAAATATATgcagaaatattaaaaatataaagggTTATTTTCTTTGCAGTGCCAAAGCTGGCCTTTAGATCACATTATGATACAAATAGtgatgtaattaaataattatagcaTCTTATTTGTTTTTTCTACAGGTCACACTTGCAAGAAGTGTGTGTGCTACGAGGAACAACGTTAGTTAAACCTTAGggcattttcttattttttcattctGACACAATGGCCAGTCAAAATGCAGACATAAATGAAGCGATTCTGGCATCTGGAGAATCCACTTTAGAAAGAGCAACTGCAAGGGCACAGGAGCAAACAAATGAACTGTTCAATATCTCACTTAACATCGCTGTAACTGGAGAAACAGGATCAGGAAAGTCAACTTTTATCAATGCGATCAGAGGTCtgagtgatgatgatgaaggtgctGCTGAAACTGGAGTTACTGAAACCACTAAAGAACCAACTCCTTACAAACATCCCACAATGCCAAGAGTGGTACTTTGGGACCTGCCAGGAATTGGAAGTGCAAATTTTAAGGCAAAAACATACCTTAAAGATGTGAAGATTGACAATTATGatttcttcatcatcatctcatcagagagattcAGAGAGAATGATAAAATGCTGGCTAAAGAGATCCAGAAAAGAAAAAAGCTGTTTTACTTCATCAGATCAAAGATCGACAACGACATCCGAGCAGAAGAAGGAAGAAGAAACTTCAACAGAGAAGAAACACTTTCAAAAATCAGAAGATACTGTGAGGAGAATCTCAAAGAAATTCAAAATGCCAGAGTTTTCCTCATATCCTCCAAGAATCTGTCTGAATATGATTTTGAGGCACTGGTCTTCACACTGATGTCAGATCTTCCAGAACAGAAACAGAAGGCTCTACTACAGTCTGTACCGGTCAGCTCTCTGGCGATCCTggagaaaaaagtgaaaatgtttGAGAAAGCAGCCTGGGCTGCAGCCTTTCTCTCTGGTGGGATCGCGGTGGTCCCAGTACCCGGTCTATCACTGGCATGTGATGCCAGTATTTTAGTGACTTTCTTCACGAGCTGCTACCACTCCTTCGGTCTTGATGATAAATCACTTGATCGACTCGCAGAGCGAGTAAACAAACCCCATCTGAAATCTCTGATAAAGTCACCTCTTGTTCTGGGTCTGGCTTCAGATTCAGCCATGAGACTGCAGATGTCTGCTTTAGCTGGACAATCAGTGGTGGAGTATCTGTGTAGTTTAGTGCCTGGTGTAGGCAGTGCAGCAGCATCACTGATGTCTTTTGGTTTCACATATTACCTTCTACAAAAGGGACTGAAAGAGCTGGCAGA comes from Astyanax mexicanus isolate ESR-SI-001 chromosome 17, AstMex3_surface, whole genome shotgun sequence and encodes:
- the LOC103027109 gene encoding interferon-inducible GTPase 5; the encoded protein is MASQNADINEAILASGESTLERATARAQEQTNELFNISLNIAVTGETGSGKSTFINAIRGLSDDDEGAAETGVTETTKEPTPYKHPTMPRVVLWDLPGIGSANFKAKTYLKDVKIDNYDFFIIISSERFRENDKMLAKEIQKRKKLFYFIRSKIDNDIRAEEGRRNFNREETLSKIRRYCEENLKEIQNARVFLISSKNLSEYDFEALVFTLMSDLPEQKQKALLQSVPVSSLAILEKKVKMFEKAAWAAAFLSGGIAVVPVPGLSLACDASILVTFFTSCYHSFGLDDKSLDRLAERVNKPHLKSLIKSPLVLGLASDSAMRLQMSALAGQSVVEYLCSLVPGVGSAAASLMSFGFTYYLLQKGLKELADTTRAVLREAGLQ